Part of the Grimontia kaedaensis genome is shown below.
GGCGGATTACCTTTGTCAGCGCGTTTCATCTCTTTTCTTGTTGCCTCACTTAGCTGAAAGAGGCATCGGTGAATACCGTCTTACTAATGCCTATGGTTTAGTTCCAGGATGGATACATACCAAAACGGCGAGACAAGATGTATTGCCCCCTGCAAAATCAAAGCTTAGGCTGGCTCATCAGGCCGATAATCCTCTCTTTCCACTTCTTGCTGCAGCACTAAAAGAGATGTTGGAAGAGGATGGCGTCGAGCTAGAAATTCATACTGTGCCATACGAAGAGATGATGCAGCCGACCAATCCGAAAAAAGTGGATATCTGGCTTTGTGGGATGAGTTTGGGTAGCAAGAAGCATGATGCTATTCTGCCCTGGTTGATGAATTTTGATCATATCTCATCAGCAATGCCAGAGGGAGAGTTTGCGGCATTGGTTGAGAAAATGGTGGCGTGGCGCGCCCAAAAAAGCGAAACCTTCAACGCAGAGTCATTAGGACGTTTGTTGGTTGAATCCTCACAGATCGTCCCACTTTTCCATATCTGGCAGGGCGTTGTAGATGGGCAGGAACTGGAAGATGTTGCCTCAAACCGCGTCGGCTGGTTTGATTTCAAATCAGTTTGGAAGAAGCCCTCTCTTTAATGCTTCACAACCATGCAAAAGCCGCGATAAGCAATAAAGGCAGCGTCAATACGGTAAATCCATTTCCAAACAGCACCATTGACGCTACCTCGTCTGCGCCCACTTTAAAGCGCTGGGCGTAAAGAAAATTCATGACGGCTGGTGGTAACATGGCGAACAAAAGCATCATTCGCATGTGTTCTGACGGAAGAGGAATAAAAAAGTAGATCAGAGTAAAACTGGTTGCTCCTGTCACCAAGCTCAGTACCGTGCTCAAAATCCCAACACGAATCCCAGACCACTTAATGGCAGTAAGCTGAACGCCAAGCGAAATCAGCATAACAGGAACCGCTGCATTTCCAACGAGCGTCATACCTTCTTTGAGTGGATTCCAAACGGTCCAGCCATTGAAATTGAAAACCAGCGCGAGCATAGCCGCCCATAGCAATGGCATTCTAAGGACTTTGGTGAAGCGATATTCGCTGTTGCTTAGCAAAGCCATGCCCACAGTAATATGGAGAATGACGGAAACCACAAATAGCAAGACAGCAGGAGCCTCTGCATTAACCCCAAATGCATAGCCAAAAAGAGGTATGGCAAGGTTCCCGCTATTGCGGAACATTTGAGGTGGTCCCCAGGTTTTAAAAGGTAGTGACATTACTTTTCCGATGCCGAACATTAAAACACCTGGGAGTAAAACAGCGAGAACTGCTGCGGCGATGAGCGAGTTTTGTTGGCCGCCCATAGGCATGACAGAAAGGGTGGTGAACACCAGACACGGCACCATTAAATCTATGTTGATTCGGTTGATATGGCGCATATCCGGTTTGAATGCCTTGCCTACAAAAAAGCCAGCGACGACGACGGCAAATACCGGAAATAGTATGCTAATGACTTTTTCGAGCATCCTTGCCTCTTATAGTGGTTGATTTCCCTGTGACTCCGTAACGGACTGCGTTTGATATAGCTTCCACAGCATCCATGCAGTGAGTAGAGTGCTTGTACAGGCGAGAGAAATCCAAGTGCCTGTTGCGCCGAGTAGTTTCGTCATGCAATACAGCATTGCGGCAATAATGACCAGTTTACCGCCAGTCAGCCAATTGGCAATGCTTGCTTGGTTGATTGATTGAAAATAAATGGCTCCGACTAAAAGCAAACCTTCCATCGGTAATCCCCAAAAATAGAGATACATTCCTTTCTGCGTAACACCTGCCAGTTCGGGGTTATCACCAGCAAAGGCATAGATAATAGCTTCAGGAAATCCGTATACGATAAACAATCCAAAAGCGGCGACAATTATGGTCGCAGCAAAGGCGATATTCCGGCTGGTTTTAACACGCTGAATTTGGCCTGCACCCAGGTTAAAACTGGTGATTGGCTGCATGCCCAAAGCGATACCTTCAAAAGCTAAATAGAAAAAGGCTTCCGTATAACTGACTATGGCATAGGCAGCGACATTGATCGGAGCTCCAGAGGCGAGAAACGCCATATTGTGAAAAGTGAGCACAACAGACAGATACAGGTACATCAGAAAACCCGGAATGCCGAGTTGAATAATGTCTGTGACCGTTTTGGCCCCAATGGCAATGGAATTTAGTGTAAAGCGTAGCCGGGTGGTTGGTTTGAAGAAGTGGCGCAAACAAAGCAATGCAGTTGCGGCTTGCGACAGCATGGTCGCAATCGCTGCGCCTTTCAACTCCCAAGGGATCAAGACGATAAAGACCCAATCTAGGATGATGTTCAGTACACCGCCGAAGATCATAATGAAAGTGACGCGATTTGGTTCTCCATCATTTCTTAGCAAAATAGAGAATGCCATGGATACCAGTGCAAATACGCCCATCCCGAAATACCACCGAAGATAAGTGACAGCCATTTCTGCAACCCGACCTTCTGCACCGAGTGCGAGAATAACATCTTGGCAAAACGCCACTCCGACTATTGAGATAAAAAGACTGACAATCAGAGAGAAGGACAATGCGTTCCCGACAATATGTTGCGCGACGTTTGCTTTCCCTTGTCCAAGATTGATAGAAACAAGAGATGCTGCACCCATGCCAATCAGGTTGCCGAGAGCATAAAGCACTGATCCAATGGGATAGGCGAGCATAATTGCGGCCAGACCTTCTTCGCCAACGAAATGGCCGATAAACATACCATCGACCGCAACGTAAATTCCGGTTACCAGCATGGCAGTAATGGTAGGTAGTGAATAGCGAAGGAAAAGGCGTAACAATGGTGCGTCGCGCAACACCGCATCGTTAGCGTGAACTTCTGTGGTCATGATATTCCGTTCAGGGTGGATTAGTTACAGCGTGTAGGCAGCGGTGAGTAGCATGTATTTGAACAGTGGCAATCCATCGCGATGCCGGAAAAGAGGATGAAATATTCGGTGTCGACCGTCACTTAGGTTGCATTCTTGCTCAATATCCTCCGAAAGGCTGCGATCTGCGTCGACTAATCGGATCCCTTGTGCGGCATACTCTTCTTTATGTATAGGTTGGTGACCGAGCCACCAACTCGGTACAGACTTACTTGCGCTGGAGCGGTCGACCCAGTGATCGGCAACAATGATTAGTCGTTTTTCTTTACCACTTGCCCTATCTAGATGCTCTAAGGTCCACTGGGTATCTTTTACAAGACCTTTTCGGCAGGCAACATTCGCGCTGATTAAGCGGTGTGCGACTATATAGATTTGATGTTCAGGGCTCTCAATTCGAAACGCAGGGTGTTTGAGCGTGGCTGTTTCATCGAGCTGTGTGTATATGGCAGCGATTTTAAGGTTGTCATAGGAGTGTATTAAACGACGCGCCAAGGCTTTGCCTAAATGGCTCTCTTTCATCCCACGGTTGTGGATCGTCGGATAATGGTGTTCGCAGAAGCTGACACAGTCAGATTGAAAATCTCTCAAGCTCTGCGAAATGAGTTCGTCCAGCAAAAACGCCTACTCCAAAAAATCAACACTACAACATAGGGTTGCGTCAAGGTTCCTTAAAGTATGGCAAAAATTTGAAATTTGCTATATCTGGATGCGCTAATTGTGCAGAGCTGTTCAAAAGTGAGGCTATGTCCTTCTAAATACTGGTCTCGCAACGATTCTTTTTAGGGTTTTCCAACGAATCGCTAGCAGCGTGAGCGCCAAAAGTATGTAAATCGTCGGTTCAATAAGTTCTGATTTTGAGGACCAGTAGAAATGAACTGGTGCAAGAATAAGTGCTAGATAAACTAGGTTATGTAACTTCTGCCATTTCGCGCCCATACGGCGTTGGATTTTTGCAGTTGATGTAATTGTCAGTGCAAACAGAATTAGCCAGCCAATTGCACCAAATGTCAGATATGGTCGCGACAGGATTTCTGTCCCAAGTAGTGAGAAATTGAAGGTCAGATCCAGCGCAAAATAGGTCAGCATATGTAATGTTGCCCAAAAGAACGCATAAAGGCCGACGACGCGACGACAACGAACCAGCAAACCGTTTTTAGTAAAGCGGGCGATCGGGCTGACCAACATAGTCACCACCAAGGTATTCAGCGCAGCGATGCCTGTGTAATGAGTGATGCCATCGACCGGATCTGCACCAAACCGACCCGATAAAGCCAAGTTCACCAAGTTGACCGCAAACCCAAGACTAACAAGGTGAACAATCGTTTTGATCAGCGTGATGTGCGTGGGCGTTAAACGCATTAATAATTCGCCTTCAGGTTCATGTCCGTATATAGGTGAGCGACTTCTTCCTGATAGCCATTAAACATCGCGGTGGGCTGACGACGCGAGCTGAAAATGGAACCCTCACCTATAAATCGCTCTGAAGCTTGGCTCCAACGAGGGTGGTCAACCTGAGGATTGACGTTGGCATAGAATCCGTATTCGTGTGAAGCCAACAAATTCCAAGTTGTCGCTGGTTGCGCTTCCAGAAGGTGAATCTTCACAATGGATTTGATGCTCTTGAAACCATATTTCCACGGTACAACCAAGCGCACTGGTGCGCCATTCTGCGGTGCAAGTGTTTGACCAAATAGTCCGACGCTAAGCAAGGTCAGTGGATTCATGGCTTCATCCAGTCTCAAGCCTTCTACGTAAGGGTAATCAATACCACCACCTACAAACTGAGAACGTTGTCCTGGCATTTGCTTCGGGTCATGAAGGGTTTCGAATGCCACATATTTTGCGCTTCCCATTGGATCCGCTTCTTTCAATAGTGCAGCGAGAGAGAAGCCTACCCAAGGAATATTCATGGACCAGGCTTCAACACAGCGCATGCGGTAGAAGCGGTCTTCGAGCGGGAATTTTTTAAGCAAGTCGTCATAGCTCAGCTTCATGGGGTTGTTCACTAAGCCATCGACTTCTAGTGTCCATGGATTAACCACGAAATTTTGGCTGTTTTCTACGGGGTCACCTTTTCCTGTGCCGAATTCATAGAAGTTGTTATAGGTCAGCACTTTTGACTCAGGCGTTGTTTCGAGCCCTTTGCCATAAGGTGTTTTCTCTGAAACCAGCGGAGATCTAACAAACGTTGTGCCATCAGGCGCTTTGTCATCATCACTACCGAAAATACCAAAAATATTGGCCTGAGATTGGGCGGCGAAGGGGAGGCTCGCTGTCACGATTCCGAGTTTTTTCAGAATTTCACGACGGGACTTGTAAACACTTTCCGGGGTGAGTTCGTTTTCTTTTATTTCTGATTTCTTTGTCACTCGGATCAGCATCGGGTTACTCCGTTTTTCAATTTGTGCAAAAGCATGTCACTTACTTATCAGACCTATATAACGTTAAAAATCTTTCAGGAGATTAGGGCCTGTTGACCTTTTTTGTTAAATATTGTTCTAGCGAAAAGCGTTTTAGGCGCGGCGAGGTTTGTGACGCCCAGTGTTTCTAAGCAAACAGGGCTCAACAAAGAATAAAACGCTTTTAGCACGGGAAGAGAAGTCGAACCCATCGGACAGCTTTTGTGACTCC
Proteins encoded:
- a CDS encoding AEC family transporter is translated as MLEKVISILFPVFAVVVAGFFVGKAFKPDMRHINRINIDLMVPCLVFTTLSVMPMGGQQNSLIAAAVLAVLLPGVLMFGIGKVMSLPFKTWGPPQMFRNSGNLAIPLFGYAFGVNAEAPAVLLFVVSVILHITVGMALLSNSEYRFTKVLRMPLLWAAMLALVFNFNGWTVWNPLKEGMTLVGNAAVPVMLISLGVQLTAIKWSGIRVGILSTVLSLVTGATSFTLIYFFIPLPSEHMRMMLLFAMLPPAVMNFLYAQRFKVGADEVASMVLFGNGFTVLTLPLLLIAAFAWL
- a CDS encoding MATE family efflux transporter, translating into MTTEVHANDAVLRDAPLLRLFLRYSLPTITAMLVTGIYVAVDGMFIGHFVGEEGLAAIMLAYPIGSVLYALGNLIGMGAASLVSINLGQGKANVAQHIVGNALSFSLIVSLFISIVGVAFCQDVILALGAEGRVAEMAVTYLRWYFGMGVFALVSMAFSILLRNDGEPNRVTFIMIFGGVLNIILDWVFIVLIPWELKGAAIATMLSQAATALLCLRHFFKPTTRLRFTLNSIAIGAKTVTDIIQLGIPGFLMYLYLSVVLTFHNMAFLASGAPINVAAYAIVSYTEAFFYLAFEGIALGMQPITSFNLGAGQIQRVKTSRNIAFAATIIVAAFGLFIVYGFPEAIIYAFAGDNPELAGVTQKGMYLYFWGLPMEGLLLVGAIYFQSINQASIANWLTGGKLVIIAAMLYCMTKLLGATGTWISLACTSTLLTAWMLWKLYQTQSVTESQGNQPL
- the msrQ gene encoding protein-methionine-sulfoxide reductase heme-binding subunit MsrQ, translated to MRLTPTHITLIKTIVHLVSLGFAVNLVNLALSGRFGADPVDGITHYTGIAALNTLVVTMLVSPIARFTKNGLLVRCRRVVGLYAFFWATLHMLTYFALDLTFNFSLLGTEILSRPYLTFGAIGWLILFALTITSTAKIQRRMGAKWQKLHNLVYLALILAPVHFYWSSKSELIEPTIYILLALTLLAIRWKTLKRIVARPVFRRT
- the msrP gene encoding protein-methionine-sulfoxide reductase catalytic subunit MsrP, whose protein sequence is MLIRVTKKSEIKENELTPESVYKSRREILKKLGIVTASLPFAAQSQANIFGIFGSDDDKAPDGTTFVRSPLVSEKTPYGKGLETTPESKVLTYNNFYEFGTGKGDPVENSQNFVVNPWTLEVDGLVNNPMKLSYDDLLKKFPLEDRFYRMRCVEAWSMNIPWVGFSLAALLKEADPMGSAKYVAFETLHDPKQMPGQRSQFVGGGIDYPYVEGLRLDEAMNPLTLLSVGLFGQTLAPQNGAPVRLVVPWKYGFKSIKSIVKIHLLEAQPATTWNLLASHEYGFYANVNPQVDHPRWSQASERFIGEGSIFSSRRQPTAMFNGYQEEVAHLYTDMNLKANY